The DNA sequence TGTCGTACTCGGCTCGGGCCTGCTCAACGACACGCTCCTCTCGGGCCTGCGCGACGACAAGCGCACCCAGCAACGACAGATCGAAGACCTCAATCAGGACAAGAATGCCCTGGGTGAGAAGCTCAACGCGGCAAGCAATTTCGATGCCACCATGGCGCCCCGAATGGTCAAGGATGCCCTGGGTGATCGAAAGGTGGTGCTGTTCACCACCCCGGAGGCGGACCGCTCCGATGTCGACGGCATCGCTCAACTGATCTCGACCGCCGGCGGGTCGGTATCGGCCCGGGTCGGGCTGACCGACCAGTTCACCGACGCCAATCAGGGTGAACGGCTGCGCACCATCGTGAACTCGTCGATCCTGCCCGCGGGGACGCAGCTGCGCACCGATGCCGTAGACCAGGGATCGCAAGCGGGTGACCTCGTGGGCATCGTGTTGCAGATTGCCCCGCACAAACCAGAAGAGCAGGCACCGCCGGTGACCGACGAGCAGCGCGACATCGCACTGTCGGCGCTGCGTCAGAGCGGATTCATCACCTACACCGACGGGCAGGTGTCCGCGGGAAATCTCGCGGTGATCGTGACCGGTGGAGCGTTACCCGACGACGCCGGGAACAAGGGGTCCAGCGTCGCGCGATTCGCTGCCGCGCTGGATCGGCGCGGCTCGGGCACCGTGCTCGTCGGACGCAGCGGATCGGCCAACGGCATCGCGTCGATCGCGGTGACCCGTGCCGACGGTTCCATGGCCTCGGCGGCGAGCACCGTCGACGATGTCGAGATGGCCTCGGGCCGCATCACCACCGTCCTGGCGCTGCGCGAACAGTCCGATGGCCACTCGGGTCGATACGGCCTTGGCCCTGGAGCTACTTCCATCACGGTGCCCTAGGCGGGCCATAAAAAGGGATCTAGCCCACACCGCACGGCGTGTTCGGTGCCTGTTGTCGGCGTGTTTGTTAGGGTGAGGTTCCGTGGGTCAGCAGGGCCCCGATCCAGTCAGAATTGCCCTGCGCAGTCGTCACGGGAGCCTTCTTGCCAGGTCTACGCAAGCATCCTCAATCCGCCACTCGGCACCTCTTCGTCAGCGGCGGAGTCGCCTCCTCGCTGGGCAAGGGACTGACCGCCTCCAGCCTCGGGCAACTTCTCACATCACGCGGTTTGCACGTGACCATGCAGAAGCTCGATCCGTACCTCAACGTGGATCCGGGCACCATGAATCCGTTCCAGCACGGCGAGGTCTTCGTGACAGAGGATGGCGCCGAGACCGATCTCGACGTCGGGCATTACGAGCGCTTCCTGGATCGCGACCTGTCAGGTTCGGCGAATGTCACGACGGGGCAGGTCTATTCGTCCGTGATCGCCAAAGAGCGACGCGGTGAGTACCTCGGCGACACCGTGCAGGTAATCCCGCACATCACCGACGAGATCAAGAGCCGCATCCTCGCGATGGCCGAGCCCGATGCCAATGGCAAGCGGCCCGACGTGGTCATCACCGAGATCGGCGGCACCGTCGGCGATATCGAATCGCAGCCGTTCCTGGAGGCGGCGCGCCAGATCCGGCACGACGTCGGCCGCGACAACGTCTTCTTCCTGCACGTCTCCCTGGTGCCGTACCTGAGGCCGTCCGGTGAGCTCAAGACCAAGCCGACGCAACACTCGGTCGCCGCGCTGCGCAGCATCGGCATCACCCCCGATGCGCTGATCCTGCGTTGCGATCGGGAGGTGCCTGAGCCGCTCAAGAACAAGATCGCGCTCATGTGCGACGTGGATGTCGACGGTGTCATCTCCACACCGGACGCCCCGTCCATCTACGACATCCCGAAGGTGCTGCATCGCGAGGAGCTCGACGCGTACGTGGTGCGCCGGCTCAACCTGCCCTTCCGCGATGTCGATTGGACAGAGTGGGGCGATCTGCTGCAGCGCGTGCACGAGCCCAGCGAGTCGGTGCGAATCGCCTTGGTGGGCAAGTACATCGACCTGCCTGATGCCTATCTATCGGTCACCGAGGCGCTGCGTGCCGGTGGGTTCCGGCACCGCACGAAGGTCGACATCAAGTGGGTGCCCTCGGACGACTGTGAGACCGAGGCCGGTGCGCAGTCCGCGCTCGGTGACGTCGACGGGGTGTTGATCCCAGGCGGTTTCGGCATCCGGGGCATCGAAGGAAAGCTCGGCGCCATCGGCTACGCACGTAAGCGGCGCATCCCGATGCTCGGCCTGTGTCTCGGATTGCAGTGCATGGTGATCGAGGCGGCACGCTCGGCGGGTCTCGCCGATGCCAACTCTGCCGAATTCGACCCGAAGACTCCGAGCCCGGTGATCGCCACCATGGCCGATCAGGTGCGGGCGGTTGCCGGTGAGGCAGATCTGGGCGGAACGATGCGTCTCGGCGCCTATCCTGCTGTTCTGGAAGCCGACTCCATTGTTGCCGAGGCGTACGGAACGACCGAAGTGTCCGAACGGCACCGGCATCGGTACGAGGTGAATAACCCCTACCGCGACAAGATCGCCGAGAGCGGTCTGCGGTTCTCCGGGACATCCCCCGACGGACACCTGGTGGAGTTCGTCGAGTATCCGAGGGATGTGCACCCCTTCGCGGTAGCTACCCAGGCGCACCCGGAGCTCAAGAGCCGCCCCACCCGTCCGCACCCGTTGTTCGTCGCATTCATCCGTGCTGCGATGGAATACAAAGCGGCCGAACGCCTTCCACTGGACCCTGACAGTGAGTAACGGGGCTTCCGGGGACGGAGAACGCCATGAGTTCCTCACCCTGGAGTCCGAGCCTATGTACATGGGCGGCATTCTGGCGTTGCGTCGTGATCGTGTCGCGATGCCCGGCGGCGGCAGCGCGATTCGCGAGGTAGTCGAGCATTACGGGGCGGTGGCAGTCGCCGCCGTGGACGAGGTCGGACAGGTCGCACTGGTGCATCAGTACCGCCATCCGCTCGGACACCGGCTCTGGGAACTGCCCGCCGGACTGCTGGACATCGCGGGGGAGGACACCCAACTGGCCGCCGCACGCGAGCTGCGGGAGGAGGCCGGCGTCGAAGCAACCACCTGGCGGGTACTCGTGGACGCCGCTGCCTCGCCCGGTTTCACCGACGAGGTGGTCAGGGTGTTTCTGGCCACCGGGCTCTCGCATCCGGGCCGCGGCGAAAGCCATGACGAAGAGGCCGACATGACGGTGCATTGGTTGCCGCTGCCCGAAGCGGTCTCGATGGTGCTCGCCGGCGAGATTGTGAACGCCATTGCCGCGGCGGGCATTCTGGCCGCACACGTGGCCCTCGCCGGCCACCACACCCGCGACTCTGACGCCCCCTGGCCGGACCGGCCAACAGCCTTTGCGAAACGCAAGGCCGGAATGTGACCGTGGCGGTCCGGCTCCTAGACGGTGAGATCCAGTCCTATCTGGATCACCTCGACGTGGAACGCGGCGTCGCCGCCAACACCCTGAGCTCATACCGTCGCGACCTGCGCCGCTATCAGCAGCATCTCGCCGACCGCAAGATCGGTCGCCTCGCCGACGTGTCCGAACCCGATGTGAGCGATTTCGTGGTCACCTTGCGCCGCGGCGACCCCGACAATGGTGTGCCTGAGCTGTCCGCGTCCTCGGCCGCCCGCGCGCTGATCGCCGTGCGCGGACTGCACCGGTTCGCCGCCCTCGAGGGGCTGGCCCCGACCGATGTCGCTCGCGCCGTCAAACCACCGACCCCCAACCGGCGACTGCCCAAGAGCCTGACGATCGACCAAGTAGAGGCCCTATTGGCCGCCGCAGGCGGAGGTGCCACTGACGGCCCGCTCGATCTCCGCAACCGCGCGCTCCTGGAACTGCTGTACTCGACCGGGGCGCGCATTTCCGAGGCCGTGGGGCTCGATGTCGACGATGTCGATGTCCACGCGCGCTCGGCCTTGCTCTGGGGCAAGGGCGGCAAGCAGCGACTGGTGCCCGTGGGGCGCCCCGCGGTGGAAGCACTCCAGGCCTATCTCGTGCGCGGACGTCCTGATCTGGCCCGACGAGGACGCGGCGGTGTGCCCGCGCTGTTCCTGAACTCCAGGGGTGGGCGGTTGTCGCGCCAAAGCGCCTGGCAGGTACTGGCGGATGCCGCCGAACGCGCCAGAATCAGCGCGGCGGTATCGCCGCACACACTGCGGCACTCCTTTGCAACGCACCTCCTGGAAGGTGGTGCCGATGTTCGCGTCGTGCAGGAATTACTCGGCCACGCCTCGGTGACGACGACGCAGATCTACACGCTGGTCACCGTCAGTTCGCTACGCGAAGTATGGGCTGGTGCGCATCCCCGCGCCCGGTAGTGCCGACTCCATGTGCGGGTTGCCGCTACCGGAAGCCGCAACCCCACTAGACTTGCCCGAATGCCTTCGATGAGGCCCCCACAAGTGGGTGGGACCCCCAGCTTGCGCGCAGAGGGGCGAACAGACGACCGGGAGGTGACGTGACGGACCCGAACGTCGACACCGAGTTCCCCGTCGAAGACGGCGACCTTGATCTGACCGGTCGTCCTCACAAGGACACGCCCGAGCCGAAGCCGGTGACGACCCACGGGCCGGCCAAGGTCATCGCGATGTGCAACCAGAAGGGTGGGGTGGGTAAGACCACGTCGACCATCAATCTGGGCGCTGCGCTGGCCGGCTACGGGCGACGGGTACTGCTTGTCGACCTTGACCCGCAGGGCGCCCTGTCGGCCGGTTTGGGAATCGCCCACCACGAGCTGGAGACCACAGTGCACAACCTGCTGGTGGAGCCCAGGGTGTCGGTGGACGAGGTCCTCATGCGCACCCGCGTCGAGGGACTGGACCTGATACCGAGCAACATCGACCTCTCCGCAGCCGAGATTCAGCTCGTCAACGAGGTGGGTCGGGAGCACTCGCTGGCCCGCGCGCTGCACCCGGTGCTCGACCGCTACGACTACGTGCTCATCGACTGCCAGCCGTCGCTGGGTCTGTTGACGGTGAACGCGTTGGCCTGCTCCGAGGGGGTGGTCATCCCGATGGAATGTGCGTTCTTCTCGCTGCGCGGGCTGGCGTTGCTCACCGACACCGTGGCCAAGGTGCGCGACCGGCTCAACCCGAAGCTGTCGGTGTCCGGAATCGTCATCACCATGTTCGACGCCCGCACTCTGCACGCGCGTGAGGTGATGGCCCGGGTCATCGAGGTGTTCGGCGACCAGGTCTTCCACACCGTCATCACCCGCACCGTCCGCTTCCCGGAAACCAGCGTGGCGGGGGAGCCCATCACCACCTGGGCGCCCAAATCCTCCGGTGCCCAGGCGTATGTCTCGTTGGCTCGCGAGGTAATCGACCGGTTTGAATCGTGACGGTCGAGGTACCGGAAGCGCGGACTGTGTCTGATCCAGTCGCGACTTCCACGGAGCCCGTAGTGCCCGACTCCGCCGCTCCGGAACCGGAACCGAAGGCCGCCGATACCCACGGCTTCCGGATTCATCTCACCAACTTCGAGGGTCCATTCGACCTACTGCTGCAACTGATTTCGCAGCATCGGCTCGACGTCACCGAGGTCGCTTTGCACCAGGTGACCGACGAGTTCATCGCCTATACCAAGACGTTGGGCGATACGTACAGCCTGGACGAAGTCACCGCGTTCTTGGTGGTGGCGGCGACCCTGCTGGATCTCAAGGCAGCGCGATTGCTGCCCTCGGGCCAGGTGGACGACTCCGACGATTTGGCGCTCCTGGAAATCCGTGACCTGCTGTTCGCGCGGCTGCTGCAGTACCGGGCCTTCAAGCATGTGGCGGAGATGTTCGCCGAACTGGAGGCCGCCGCCCTGCGCTCGTACCCGCGCGCGGTGGCGTTGGAGGAGCGGTTCAGCGAGCTGCTGCCGCCGGTTCACCTGGGGCTCGATGGGGATCAATTCGCCCAGCTCGCCGCCGGTGCGTTCACTCCCCGGCCGGTGCCAACGGTGGGCCTGAGCCATCTGCACATTCCCCGTGTTTCGGTGCCTGAACACGCCAAACGGATGGTCGAGCTGCTGTCCGCACGCGGCGCGGGACAGTGGATGACGTTTACCGAGCTGGTCGCCGAATGCGCGGCACCCATCGAGATCGTGGCCCGCTTCCTAGGCGTCCTCGAGCTCTACCGCTCCAAGGCGGTACTATTCGAGCAATCCGAACCGCTTGGACCGCTCCAAGTTTCATGGACCGGTGAGCGCCCGGCGCAGGATGATCTAGAAAAGGCAGTGGACTACGCATGAGTGAGCAGACGATCCCTGTCGAGGGGTCGCAGGAGTCCACCGATCTCGACGCCCCCGTCGACACCGAGATCAGTGCCCCGGAATCCGACTCGGAAGCCTCTGGCGAGGCCGAATCGGGTGCGGACGAATTCGTCCCGATGGCCGATGACGAACTCATCAGCACTCTCGAGGCCCTGTTGCTGGTGGTGGACACTCCCATCAGTGCCTCGGCGGTGGCCGCGGTCGTTGCCCAGCCATTGGACCGGGTAGCCGAAGCGCTGCAACGGATTTCCGAGATCCTGACCGATCGCGCCAGCGGAATCGATCTTCGTGAGACCGTCGACGGCTGGCGTATGTACACGCGCGCCCAGTACGCGCCATACGTCGAGAAGCTGCTGCTTGACGGTGCACGGTCCAAGCTGACCCGTGCCGCGCTGGAGACCCTTGCCGTGGTGGCCTACCGACAGCCGGTGACCAGATCCCGGGTCAGTGCCGTCCGGGGCGTGAACGTCGATGCCGTCATGCGAACACTGCTCATGCGCGGGTTGATCGCCGAAGCCGGCACCGATGACGAATCCGGCGCTGTGATGTTCCGCACCACCGAGTTGTTCCTGGAGCGGCTCGGGCTGACCTCATTGACAGATCTTCCCGATATCGCACCGCTTCTTCCCGATATCGACGTGATCGACGACCTATCCGAAAACCTCGGCGACGAGCCGCGGTTCGCGCGGCTCAACCGGACGCCGGCCGTCGGCTCCGCACCCGCCTTTACTGTTGATCAGGACTGAACGATGAATGAAGAGGGAATTCGACTCCAGAAGGTGTTGTCGCAAGCGGGAATTGCGTCACGCCGGGTAGCCGAGCGGATGATTTACGAGGGTCGCGTCGAAGTGGACGGTCAGATCGTCACGGAGCAGGGCAGGCGAATCGATCCGGCGGTCAACGTGGTTCGCGTCGACGGCGCCCGCGTGATCATGAACTCCGAGCTGGTGTATCTGGCACTCAACAAGCCCTACGGCATGTTATCGACCATGTCGGACGACCGTGGCCGCGCCTGCATCGGGAAGCTGATCGAGGAGCGGGTGAGGAGCAATCAGGGCGTGCGCAATGTCGGGCGCCTCGACGCCGAAACCGTCGGGCTGATCCTGCTCACCAATGACGGGGAGCTGACTCACCGGCTCATGCATCCGTCCTACGAGGTGCCCAAGACGTATATCGCCACGGTGGCGGGCACGGTGCCGCGCGGCCTCGGCAGGCAGCTGCGCGACGGCGTGGAACTCGCCGACGGACCGGCGAAGATCGACGATTTCAAGTTCCTCGGCACCGTGGATGGCCAGACCATGATCCAGCTGACCCTGCATGAGGGACGCAATCGCATTGTGCGCCGGATGCTCGACGCCGTGGGTCATCCGGTGTTGGAGTTGGTGCGTACCAAGGTCGGCGATGTGGTGCTGGGCAATCAACGTCCCGGGAGCCTGCGTGCTCTAGGCCGCGACGAGGTTGGCTCGCTGTACAAGGCGGTGGGCTTGTGACGCGCGTCGTGGTGGCCATCGACGGACCATCCGGCACCGGAAAATCGTCGGTGGCCAAGGAATTGGCTCGGCAGCTCGGCGCCGCCTATCTGGACACCGGGGCGATGTACCGGATCGTGACGCTCTGGGTGCTGCGCGCCGGTATCGACCTCGCCGATCCCGCAGCCATCTCCGCTGCCACCGAACGGGTCCCCTTGTCGGTGGGGTCTGATCCCGATGCGCAGACGGCACTGCTTGCGGGAGAAGATGTTTCAACTCCCATCCGGGGAACCGAGGTGACCGGCGCTGTCTCTGCGGTGTCCGCGGTGCCGGCAGTGCGCGAGCGATTAGTGCGACAGCAGCGCGAGCTGGCCGAGGGCAGCGGCGGCGCGGTGGTGGTAGAGGGCCGCGATATCGGTACCGTCGTGCTCCCGGATGCCGACGTGAAGATCTATCTCACCGCATCGGCACAGGCCCGGGCGCAGCGCCGGAATGCACAGAACGTTTCCGGCGGCGGGGTCGACGAGTACGAGCGCGTGCTCGCCGACGTGCAGCGCCGCGATCATTTGGACTCGACACGAGCGGTGTCGCCACTGCGGCCGGCCGAGGACGCGGTGCAGGTCGACACCAGCGATATGACACAGGATCAGGTCGTGGCCCACCTGCTGGACCTGGTGCGAACAAAGGCAGGGGCATCTCGATGACCGACGGCACATGGGTCGATGAAAGCGATTGGGAAGTCGACGAATTCGAAGAAGATGGGGGAGTCGAGGAACCGAGTGCCCCGCCTGCCGTTGTGGCAGTGGTCGGTCGTCCGAATGTCGGCAAGTCGACATTGGTGAACCGGATCATCGGGCGTCGTGAAGCGGTTGTCCAAGACATTCCCGGGGTGACCAGGGACCGCGTCTCGTATCCCGCCGAATGGATGGATCGCCGATTCACCGTCCAAGACACCGGCGGGTGGGAGGCCGATGCGTCTGGCCTGCAACAGCTTGTCGCCGAGCAGGCGCGGCACGCGATGGCGACCGCCGATCTCATCATCCTGGTCGTGGACGCCACGGTCGGCGCGACCTCAACAGACGAAGACGCGGCGAAGTTACTGCGCCGCTCAGGCAAGCCGGTCTTCCTGGCTGCCAACAAGGTTGATAGCGACCGGGCCGAGGCCGATGCGGCAACACTGTGGTCGCTGGGATTGGGAGAGCCCTTTCCTATCAGCGCCATGCATGGGCGCGGGGTCGCGGATCTGCTCGACCGTGTGGTCGCCGACCTG is a window from the Mycobacteroides salmoniphilum genome containing:
- a CDS encoding copper transporter is translated as MITLRQHAISLAAVFLALAVGVVLGSGLLNDTLLSGLRDDKRTQQRQIEDLNQDKNALGEKLNAASNFDATMAPRMVKDALGDRKVVLFTTPEADRSDVDGIAQLISTAGGSVSARVGLTDQFTDANQGERLRTIVNSSILPAGTQLRTDAVDQGSQAGDLVGIVLQIAPHKPEEQAPPVTDEQRDIALSALRQSGFITYTDGQVSAGNLAVIVTGGALPDDAGNKGSSVARFAAALDRRGSGTVLVGRSGSANGIASIAVTRADGSMASAASTVDDVEMASGRITTVLALREQSDGHSGRYGLGPGATSITVP
- a CDS encoding NUDIX domain-containing protein, translated to MSNGASGDGERHEFLTLESEPMYMGGILALRRDRVAMPGGGSAIREVVEHYGAVAVAAVDEVGQVALVHQYRHPLGHRLWELPAGLLDIAGEDTQLAAARELREEAGVEATTWRVLVDAAASPGFTDEVVRVFLATGLSHPGRGESHDEEADMTVHWLPLPEAVSMVLAGEIVNAIAAAGILAAHVALAGHHTRDSDAPWPDRPTAFAKRKAGM
- the xerD gene encoding site-specific tyrosine recombinase XerD gives rise to the protein MTVAVRLLDGEIQSYLDHLDVERGVAANTLSSYRRDLRRYQQHLADRKIGRLADVSEPDVSDFVVTLRRGDPDNGVPELSASSAARALIAVRGLHRFAALEGLAPTDVARAVKPPTPNRRLPKSLTIDQVEALLAAAGGGATDGPLDLRNRALLELLYSTGARISEAVGLDVDDVDVHARSALLWGKGGKQRLVPVGRPAVEALQAYLVRGRPDLARRGRGGVPALFLNSRGGRLSRQSAWQVLADAAERARISAAVSPHTLRHSFATHLLEGGADVRVVQELLGHASVTTTQIYTLVTVSSLREVWAGAHPRAR
- a CDS encoding ParA family protein — its product is MTDPNVDTEFPVEDGDLDLTGRPHKDTPEPKPVTTHGPAKVIAMCNQKGGVGKTTSTINLGAALAGYGRRVLLVDLDPQGALSAGLGIAHHELETTVHNLLVEPRVSVDEVLMRTRVEGLDLIPSNIDLSAAEIQLVNEVGREHSLARALHPVLDRYDYVLIDCQPSLGLLTVNALACSEGVVIPMECAFFSLRGLALLTDTVAKVRDRLNPKLSVSGIVITMFDARTLHAREVMARVIEVFGDQVFHTVITRTVRFPETSVAGEPITTWAPKSSGAQAYVSLAREVIDRFES
- a CDS encoding segregation and condensation protein A; its protein translation is MPDSAAPEPEPKAADTHGFRIHLTNFEGPFDLLLQLISQHRLDVTEVALHQVTDEFIAYTKTLGDTYSLDEVTAFLVVAATLLDLKAARLLPSGQVDDSDDLALLEIRDLLFARLLQYRAFKHVAEMFAELEAAALRSYPRAVALEERFSELLPPVHLGLDGDQFAQLAAGAFTPRPVPTVGLSHLHIPRVSVPEHAKRMVELLSARGAGQWMTFTELVAECAAPIEIVARFLGVLELYRSKAVLFEQSEPLGPLQVSWTGERPAQDDLEKAVDYA
- the scpB gene encoding SMC-Scp complex subunit ScpB; the encoded protein is MSEQTIPVEGSQESTDLDAPVDTEISAPESDSEASGEAESGADEFVPMADDELISTLEALLLVVDTPISASAVAAVVAQPLDRVAEALQRISEILTDRASGIDLRETVDGWRMYTRAQYAPYVEKLLLDGARSKLTRAALETLAVVAYRQPVTRSRVSAVRGVNVDAVMRTLLMRGLIAEAGTDDESGAVMFRTTELFLERLGLTSLTDLPDIAPLLPDIDVIDDLSENLGDEPRFARLNRTPAVGSAPAFTVDQD
- a CDS encoding pseudouridine synthase, whose protein sequence is MNEEGIRLQKVLSQAGIASRRVAERMIYEGRVEVDGQIVTEQGRRIDPAVNVVRVDGARVIMNSELVYLALNKPYGMLSTMSDDRGRACIGKLIEERVRSNQGVRNVGRLDAETVGLILLTNDGELTHRLMHPSYEVPKTYIATVAGTVPRGLGRQLRDGVELADGPAKIDDFKFLGTVDGQTMIQLTLHEGRNRIVRRMLDAVGHPVLELVRTKVGDVVLGNQRPGSLRALGRDEVGSLYKAVGL
- the cmk gene encoding (d)CMP kinase; the protein is MVAIDGPSGTGKSSVAKELARQLGAAYLDTGAMYRIVTLWVLRAGIDLADPAAISAATERVPLSVGSDPDAQTALLAGEDVSTPIRGTEVTGAVSAVSAVPAVRERLVRQQRELAEGSGGAVVVEGRDIGTVVLPDADVKIYLTASAQARAQRRNAQNVSGGGVDEYERVLADVQRRDHLDSTRAVSPLRPAEDAVQVDTSDMTQDQVVAHLLDLVRTKAGASR